A stretch of the Aegilops tauschii subsp. strangulata cultivar AL8/78 chromosome 4, Aet v6.0, whole genome shotgun sequence genome encodes the following:
- the LOC109772877 gene encoding vicilin-like seed storage protein At4g36700, with amino-acid sequence MAVATARWLVLSLLVSAAAAAHDTKWKAGAAVGGQVVEKERRRVVAESEAGTVTATDVADAAGTVYRLQFITMDPGALFLPVQLHADAVFYVHSGRGKVTYIQEGGSETSSLEVQRGDVYNLEQGSILYIQSYPNATRERLRIYAIFTSNAINCDDPSHPTSEAYSSVSNLLRGFDVKILRQGFGVSGEVVEAIQSAKSPQLIIMYNPDQEKKEKSNWTEEIFDALWGDESPLNKKKKKDKHKKKDKKDDKSKSETFNFYSGKPDVKNCFGWSKTMTNKDLQNLKGSNIGMFMVNLTTGSMMGPHWNPKATEIAIVTHGSGIVQVVCPSTASGAGGGHGHHDEGGRGGGDHGHHDEGGRRRGDHGHHDEGGRRGGDHGQGGVECKNSVFRVKEGDVFVVPRFHPMAQLSFNNGSFVFVGFSTHMGENNPQFLAGEHSVLQVIGKEIVALALGQKNTTAVEQLLSAKSGSTIMACISCAEELERKAEKEEQEGGKGEREREEEEERERKQREEEERKKREEEERARREEEERARREEERKKREEEEQRKREEEERKRREQEEEEERRRREEEEGGGGQGGGGGDDPREEEERRREEEEGGGGQGGGGDDPREEEEERRRREEEEGGGGQGGRGDDPREEEERRREEEGGRGGRGGDDPWEEEEGDWGDSSKYRAATNLKKRYRGRKGAVFQSA; translated from the exons ATGGCGGTGGCGACAGCTCGGTGGCTCGTCCTGTCCCTGCTCGTGTCCGCCGCGGCCGCGGCGCATGACACGAAATGGAAGGCCGGGGCTGCGGTGGGCGGCCAGGTCGTGGAGAAGGAGCGGCGGAGGGTGGTCGCCGAGAGCGAGGCCGGCACGGTCACGGCCACGGACGTCGCCGACGCGGCGGGCACCGTGTACCGGCTGCAGTTCATAACCATGGACCCCGGCGCTCTGTTCCTGCCCGTGCAGCTGCACGCCGACGCGGTGTTCTACGTGCACAGCG GGCGGGGCAAGGTGACCTACATCCAAGAAGGGGGCAGCGAGACAAGCTCGCTTGAAGTACAGCGAGGAGACGTGTACAACTTGGAGCAGGGCAGCATCCTGTACATCCAGAGCTACCCCAACGCCACCAGAGAGCGCCTTCGGATCTACGCCATTTTCACCAGCAACGCCATCAACTGCGACGACCCATCG CATCCCACTTCAGAAGCATACTCGAGCGTCAGCAATCTACTGAGAGGATTTGATGTAAAGATTCTTCGACAGGGATTTGGG GTTTCCGGTGAAGTGGTGGAGGCAATTCAGTCGGCGAAGAGCCCGCAGTTGATTATAATGTACAATCCAGACCAGGAGAAGAAAGAGAAGTCGAATTGGACGGAAGAAATCTTCGACGCGCTGTGGGGCGACGAGTCCCCActgaacaagaagaagaagaaggataagcacaagaagaaggacaagaaggaCGACAAATCCAAGAGCGAGACGTTCAACTTCTACTCCGGCAAGCCGGACGTCAAGAACTGCTTTGGATGGAGCAAAACCATGACCAACAAGGACCTGCAGAACCTCAAGGGGTCCAACATTGGCATGTTCATGGTGAACCTGACCACG GGGTCTATGATGGGGCCTCACTGGAACCCGAAAGCCACGGAGATCGCCATCGTCACCCACGGGTCAGGGATCGTGCAGGTGGTATGCCCGAGCACCGCGTCGGGCGCCGGAGGCGGTCACGGCCACCACGACGAGGGCGGCCGCGGGGGCGGCGATCACGGTCACCACGATGAGGGCGGCCGCAGGAGGGGCGATCACGGTCACCACGACGAGGGCGGCCGCAGGGGCGGAGACCACGGGCAAGGAGGCGTAGAGTGCAAGAATTCAGTGTTCAGAGTGAAGGAAGGCGACGTGTTCGTGGTGCCGAGGTTCCACCCGATGGCGCAGCTGTCCTTCAACAACGGGTCGTTCGTGTTCGTCGGGTTCAGCACCCACATGGGGGAGAACAACCCGCAGTTCCTGGCCGGGGAGCATTCGGTGCTGCAGGTGATCGGCAAGGAGATAGTGGCGCTGGCGCTGGGGCAGAAGAACACGACCGCCGTGGAGCAGCTGCTGTCGGCCAAGAGCGGGTCGACCATAATGGCGTGCATCTCGTGCGCGGAGGAGCTGGAGAGgaaggcggagaaggaggagcaGGAGGGCGGGAAGGGGGAGCGGGAGCGggaagaggaggaagagagggagaggaagcagagagaggaggaagagcggaagaagcgggaggaggaggaaagagcaaggagagaggaggaagagagggcgaggagggaggaggaaaggaagaagcgggaggaggaagagcagaggaaacgagaggaggaagagaggaagaggagggagcaagaagaggaagaagaaaggaggaggagggaggaggaagaaggtggCGGAGGCCAAGGCGGGGGAGGAGGTGATGATCCAAGGGAGGAGGAAGAACGGCggagggaggaggaagaaggtggCGGAGgccaaggcggaggaggagacgatccgagggaggaagaggaagagcggcggaggagagaggaggaagagggaggcggaggccaaggcgGACGAGGAGACGATCCGAGGGAAGAAGAGGAACggaggagggaggaagaaggaggccgTGGCGGCAGAGGCGGAGATGACCCGTGGGAAGAGGAGGAAGGCGACTGGGGAGACTCCTCCAAGTACCGCGCGGCCACGAACCTGAAGAAGCGCTACCGTGGTCGCAAGGGCGCCGTGTTCCAGAGCGCCTGA